The window CTGTCGTATTTAGATTATACGTTCTATACAGAATCTAGATCagaaattacatttatatatcGATGTCATTATTGAATATGTGATGTAATTGAACAATGAATTCTATTTCATGTATTTGTCGGTCTGTCTTTCTTtatttctgtccgtccgtccatccgttcaTCCATCAGTATGTATGTTcgcttatttgtttgtttgtgagTGTGTACGTGATAACACCTACCACATTGCAACTCAGGTTTGTTAGTTAATAATCAGAATATTAGAGTAAAATGTCAGCTTTGAATTATCGAGGTATACATAGACTTCTATACATACAAGTGTTGAtgtaaaatatttgaataaaatagaCATTAACAAGAAGGCTTAAGGCCATGGGAAACTCATTTGAAAATCAACGCATTTTAACTGATCTGTTCAGCTCTGATGTGTTTGTGTAATAACTGTTACTTCCGATCTATTTGTTTATCCTTATTACTCTTATTTTATCTGGGCCGACACATCATTGGGACACAAGTTTTACAATTGAGTAAAGATGACACCTGATCAGCAGTTGTGAAAGAATCAAATGCAAGTCTAATATGGAATAATTTTTTTCATATCATATACAAATTCTATCGACCAATATTTGCTTAACTATGTCAAAAGAATTATTATCAATTCAATAAATGATCTGAAAAAATTCGGAAATAATTGGAGAAAAGTTTCAATAGGTTTTTGATAAAGTAGCAAAAGATAAAAGTTCCATTTCCCTGGCAGCCACGTTAATCATGGACCGTGGTCATTGTCGGACCCTGACAAGAGATCCCTAGAACACAATTATCTGCTCAGTGAATTTCACAATAATTGAGCTGGATAGTTTGATTTCTTAAGTGTTCTCGTACTTTTATAAtcgaattgaaattaattaaaatcgaCGTGCTAACATAGTGTTTGACCCCATGTGACtatgataaaataaaacttaacagagatatcatttagacaaaaatGTAATGTTCTGATCAAGGTGCACAGAAGCCGCTCGAAAAAGCTTTACGAGTCGAGTTCTTAAAGTGCTTTCAAACATGCTATATTTAACCCACTGGTGCAAgtgaaaatgaaattaattttgattaaacataaataataacttTTAGACAAAGTATGAGTAGCTTttgcaaattgaaaatatttcagtAGAACCTTTCCGACGCGGAGccatatacatttaattatacgtAGAAATGACTTGGATGAAGTGTTATAGACAACTCTAGCAGACAAACCCAGTGCTGTGCCAGTCACAGTTATATCCCCTGCAAAAGAATGCAAGGCTATATTGAGCACCGATATATAATAAGGCTAAATGCAGATACAATGAGATATTTCATACAGTTTCTGGCATAACATGTTTACCAGGTGAACCGTCACATTTATTTGTTACTGGGCATCTCACCATGCGACGTTTTAGTTACCTAAAAACATGGATATATTTAAGTTGAGAAATTCAATATCATTAGAACTTTGTGTTGTTTCTTTCAGTTATCTGAGTCACCAGTCGATTgtcgtcataatcatcatcgtcctCGTCGTCATAGTCATCATTGTCGTCAACatacaaataatatcataataagttaaaatgttgtataatttgTGATTGTCTATTTTACGGTTTTTGTTCTTGTCTGCTGGCACTCACGGAAAATATGATCGTGATTTAATACGTCGCTATAATTTTACGATTTTGAATCGACTAAATATTTTTTAGCTATGGATACTTTGGTCAAATAGAGTCAGCATCGAACAATGCGTATTTTTAACATATCAACACTTACCCCGAGATAACAATGCAAGAGTAAACTAATGGAAAACGTAGGAAATAGAATATTAACAAGGTTTGACAACGATGACGATGAAGAAAATGATGAGTATAAGCAGTGAGCACTTAATATAAGTAGCAACCCCTTAGTCTTCAGCAGGCGGTGAAGTTTATCCACAATAATCCCTTATACTTCCGCATTTCGTTGTGCAGACGTTGTATTGAAATTCGTAACAAATAAAGTAATGAATTCGATGAATTTGGATATACAGCGGGTAATATCTAGTACAGTTCACAGGCTGTTGATAAAGGCCAAGATGGATGACGCCGACAAAAGGAATAACAGATACGAAGACTACCCGTGCCTTATTGAAAACAAATTCCCGTCGGGACGATAGTGAACATGTAATCTTCATTGTTAAATATCTCAGTCCGATCGGAATTAGAATCTAGtggcgtcatgcgaaaatgggtcttatgacatatgcgaCCTGGGAAGCTTTAGACCAGCCTCAGTGCTGCCTCGACAGCATTCCCGAATGACAAACCGGAATATTCGAATttgttaaacacatttaaaataaattaacttaACCAAATGGAAAGATTCTGCATTGACttcaaaaatgttaaattataatacaacacaaaatgatttaCTTGTTGTGCAGTAAAGCAAAATCGATGTACGTCTGTGGGAAATCCCCACTAttgttttttgtaaatttgttcatacgacacagcTTTTGCTTCTGCAACTTATACGAGCATACTCATCTGTTTCGGCTTCTTCAATATGGATAGCTTTCggttttattattgaaatatcaatATCGGagcctaaatttgattttactGCCAGTTCGCAACAAAATGTCTTTAGGTCTGCTGAGaatgtattaaatgtaaaatttcCTTTGTAATTTAATATCAAGGTTTCAGCCCAGGCGTGCATTTAAGATCATACGCTGATGTCAATCGACCACCACAGTCATTCATGGATACTTTTCCAGTGACTGAACCAATCTTTAATAGATATATGGAGCGTTCAAATGTTGTGTGGATTGACAAATCGAGTGACAAACCAGATCCATTTCTCatagttttgtttaaacaaatactgGCCTTCTTCGGACGTTAGCGTTATCAAAGTAGAGTCTCCGAAAAGATTGTGAGCTACGTTGTTCTCATGTTTATGTATGTAGATAATATGCGATTAAGATTTGTTCAGAAAATAACTCCCCTACATCAGACATAACTctttgattttgttgattttagTGAAGATCGTTTCAAACcaacaacatttaattaacatcaaCTTGGTTTATCTTTTTAAAAGCTATTATTAATTTTGTACATTGGCAACAAAGTACTGTGGCATATTTCATTTGAAACACACCATAGTGCAATGATGCAGGTCACACTTTCTCGTGAATCAATGGTACTCCATGAACAGGTTTTTGTTTGAGAAAAGGGCATATTATCATGTTTTTAATGAATCAAACGTAGACTACAATAGCAACAAATTTTCGAAAGAAAAGAACCATATTAGTCTagcttttattatttctttagtaatatcatttcactgttttaatATGTGTTTGACTTTATGTGTACTTTACTACATGCTTTACAGGGAAATAAAAGCCattgataagtatttataaaaattaGTTAAGGATTAGGGCACATTTTATTTAGGAACTGGAAAATGTGTATTCAATGAGAGTTCATCCAGCAATTTTATTGTCTTTgatggaataccggtaattgtgATAAAATGGTtgctttaaacaattaaacaaaaaggACAACGCGCAGAATGAAACGACTTCAAACGTGTTTTTTAACAATACAACTGATTAAGatcatgaaaacaatattttggtaCTACATTTGCATAACACTACACTACAAGTCCATCAACACGTCTTACAACGTTAAGTGAACAATACTCACAACCTTTAGTAATACTGCTTAATAAATGGTGCTAAAGATAAACTAATTAGACATGAAGTTTATTGTGCTTGTTTGAATTTGTTATATGGCTTTCATTGTTTATGAAGTGCTTTGGTAATGTTCTTTATAGCGTTGTACTGATAAGAGATTTTCATTATTTCTGGAACAAATCATTTTGATGTGTCAGTGTTTTCGCTCGTTGAGTTCagaatgttttgttgcatatCAATCCTATCTAGTTGTGTATACCTTGAGCAGTTGTAAGATTATTAGCAGTGTTTTCGTTTGAGGCAATGTTGTGTTTGTCTTAAGGTAGCTCCactgtaatgatttcccgcgatttcttaaAAGATcaaagagcctttttacctgtttacttatggatatctaatttaagcaggtaCCAATGTGAAGTTGTTGTGGctgagtggttaaggcgatagacttgaaatcttttgggatcttcccacGCAGGTTCGAAACCTGcagacaacgcatactttttgggacgcgttttatttatttgctaacgtaatttgatttaatatagcatataagttatgtttattgttaaaaatgtagcaatttttatgcacattcttcaattttcaaaattaaaacaacgttaatTACGGCCGCATTTGGtcatttactgctgaaaatacgaatcatgcatgttgcatttttatttttatttaaaaaataaattaaacggtaaaactgtctatttcttggtatttttgctgtatatagtgtatctataaaaacttagttgaaaatattacttaaatgatactattttgaattttacgactctttgtttttaaccaacccaatttcttcttggctgaaaccacttacatttcatggcgctcttccatagataacaagttatgaCAAATagatgtctgtaaaagaatactcaTTTCATCTTGTTTAGACTTTtgacacctttactgcatctgtacacaccaatttcatgcccatatttggaaatctggatgaattatggaacttaaTATAACTTAGGgatgcaaataaactggacaaaagccgagcttgggggtggttttgaaaaaatcagtattttttttttaaagcatggaaagcctacctaaaaatttgcatgtagtgcagtaaaatgatgctgattacgaaaataatacattagattatatttggaaaggtgctcACTACAGTGGTGCTACCTTAATATTGGAAAACAAATATCAATAACGTTTTATTCATGCTTTTAAATCTGCTATTTTGAAAACACTGATTTAATGAAACTCGATATATAAAGCCGTCTTTGAAACTAGCTTCTCATTTGTACAAATGTTTATAGCAGATGGAATATTTGACTGGCAAAAATGACTTAGTTTGTTTTGTGTTAAATAGCTTAGATAAATCTTAAAGATGCTTAAACAATCATTTTATACAGGTACACAtagaaataatgtttttgtaCAACTTACTTTGTTACTATTGTTACTGTTGTTTATCTTGGCAGATGCTTACATCGGCTCTCACATATATGTTAATCATGAGTTTCTAACTAAATACATTTCACCACAAAACTGCATTTGTAAATGCCATTGATCTTCATTCTTGTGACACAAAATGAATTTGTGCGATATAATGTTGGCTGTATATAGCTTTGTAGGATGGTTAGGTGACATGTTTTACTGGACAGTGCAATATTATTTATAGTGGCTCTTTAACTGTGTTTAAACAGTCATAAACCCTTGCATATCTAGTTCAATTAGGGCTTGGGATCGATTTAATGCTAGTTGTCCCCAATCGGTGAAACCGGacgggacttatggtttgcgctctgtgtgtccgtcggtatgtcaatcagtcagtcagtttgtcacacttttctggatcctgcgataacttaaaaagttcttaatatgtgttcatgaaacttgaaacatggatagatggcaatatggagattatgcatgtcatttcattttgttcatgcgtcaaaaattctggttgcaatggcaacaaatatatatatatatatatatatatatatatatatatatatatatatatatatatatatatataatctgacaattttggagtttcaccggtagagaaccatattgcttgacaatagtcttgttttacttGTAATAACTATCCCTCGCtttgaaatatcatttgaatGGAAAAATACTATCGAAGAACAACATGATATGCAAATTGTGAGCATGCATTTCggtatattatatgtatatataaatcttGATTATTACACAACATTCTTAATTGAACCAGATACAGGCACAACATTCTTAATTTAATCAGAAACAGGCCAAGTGTGTGTACTATTTACACGGTTTTAAGGATCAAGTATTGTAACTGAAAAATGGGAGCATTTGTTAATAGTTTTAGGCCAAAATGAATGATACTTATTGTCATCAAAATAAGAAATTTAATTGCAAAAGCCCCAAATCTTATATTATaactttaaacaaagaaaatgcttCATATATTCTTGTTTACATAAAAAGATCCTTAACAACCGCTGTAAGAAAATTAACCACTTGACTGGAAGGCTTGTGCTAATTATGTTCCAATTAAACATTGAAACAATACACCGAtctgtttaaataaatgttatcatcATTTTCTTGTTGTAacaaatttgtatgccccctttcgaagaaaagggggcatatagtgatcggactgtccgtctgtctgtctgtctgtctgtctgtctgtctgtctgtctgtctgtctgtctgtctgtctgtctgtctgtctgtctttccgttacactttgcgtttaggtttcaaaaaagctcataacttatatgtcccttgagatataaccttcatatttggtatgcatgtgtatatggacaaggcctttccatacgcacacaaatttttaccactgtgaccttgaccttgaacttagggtccgcgtttaggtttcgaaatctgcgtttaggtttcgaaaaatgctcataacttctatgtcccttgagatataaccttcatatttggtatgcacgtgtatatggacaaggcctttccatgcgcacaaagtttttcacccctgtgaccttgaccttgaacttagggtccgcgttaaggtttcgaaatctgcgttaaggtttcgaaaaatgctcataacttctatgtcccttatgatataaccttcatatttggtatgcatgtgtaaatggacaaggcttttccatacgcacacaaattttgacccctgtgaccttgaccttgaagttagggtccgcgtttaggtttcgaaatctgcgtttaggtttcgaaaatgctcataacttctatgtccctagagatataaccttcatatttgttatgcatgtgtatatggacaaggcctttccatacgcacatatattttgacccctgtgaccttgaccttgaacttagggtccgcgtttaggttttgaaatctgcgtttaggtttcgaaaaaagctcataacttctatcaagcgttaatagggggcataagtcatcctatggtgacagctcttgtttttatccTAGTGCCATTTTACAGTGTTCTTAATCACATTAAATTGTTAAGTCTACTTTTGCTTCCAGAAGTTCTGAGATTACATTCTAATCATTGTCAAGTGTTGCTGTTTAACATTGTATTGTTAATACTGAACTTTAATGATAACATTTTCCATTTAATTCGGCAAGGTTTGATATCCTCAGCATTTTCTGCTTGGTTAGCTGTTGGTCAAATTTAACTCTTCTGCATCATTTGTTTGGTGTCAACAATTGATTACGACCATATTTTATTATGAGGAAATTATTTCAAATGgatttatataacatataagatatttttcaaaTCAGATTTTATCCAAACTTGTGTGATATAAAAATATGACCATAAAATCTTTGAATTTGAGCAATATCAACATGCATATGAGTTAGACTCCCTTTTTTACACAACAATAAAATTGCAAATACATATGTGTGcagtattaaaaattattttttatccaATCCTGACCAAAACAAGACAGGATTTGCATGAAATTAAGactttaaaattaacatattCATTTAGCTGGATGAACTGGTCGTTGCTTATGCCCAAAACCCTGGACCACCATGGACCTTTTGTTGAGTTGTTTTTCATTCGAATAGTTACATTACAGGTAAACAAAAACTACTAGATAACTAAGACACATGAACATgaatttcaatattgttttaattttaactgTTATTAAATAGTCAACACTCCTAGAGACAATTGGCTTTTGTGAGGATTAACTGCGAGTACATGTAGTCTACAAGTTTGTTTAACTTTTCATATTGTATTCACCCAGTCTGAATGAATTGAACTGAACAATTGATATTCTATTGAAACTTTTGTTGAgcacataatatttaatatatcagGAACACATGTTAGTGACTTTTCAAATAAATTCTAACAAAAGTACTAGCTTctttattgatatttattaaacTTATTTTCTTATGAGACttttatttacttttgttttaCTATTGTTGTCTTAGAAATGCCAGGCTATTTAGGAACAGAGAAGCTTTGAAATTGGCTTTGCAAATTTTTGCACGATTTTTCTACATGAGAGCTAGTCAAATAAACAAGGTATTTATTAAGTGATTTTGTTTGATAAGGGCTTAATGTCTGAACACGAACCGCAACACAAGAAGATAACCTGTTGCGTAAATTCTGTTTTTATATAGCAGTAACACCAATAAAATAGGATCATTTTAATGTCATTCACTGGCTGTGTTCCATTTTCGATCAAAGATACCTGTTTAGAATGATAGATATTCTACATGTGTTCTCATTTGATCTATCACATTCCATAATCATTTAAACCATTACATaaaattttttatgttaaatctATAGTTTTTTCCTGTTAAGCAATTATATATAAGCttgcttgttatcccccgccacaggcggagggatattgaATTGGCGTTATACGTCAGTCTGTCACAAAACCTTTTAGGGCTCTATtttataaactatatataatatCAACATAAAATTTCAGCTGTATAGATATCGATGAGAAGTGCCAtatacaagaaccataaccctatacTTTCtgtaataagagttattgccctttgtgttgtgttttttttcacaaaaaaatagcatgatggaacttttcagggccaCATTTGAACATGGAACTTCCTGGGTGTGTAAAAATCAATGGGAAGATGTGCCATGTACAAGAACAATAACTGTTAACTCAGAGTTATTGACCTTCGTTGATTGTGTATGATGTAACTTATCAAAgctatctcagatacgctacacaattttaacatgaaacttcatgggtgtgtagatatgaattgcaattcataaaaataattaccctacacttaattagtACCTTacattaataattatactgtatatcaagggaattgcaccgatccataaacaaagtttatttggtgggggatatcaattgaaCGAATTGGATTGTTTCACTAGGAATTTAGGTTAAAACCATTATCAGaatattctgttttattactgTTAATGTTAATGAATCACAGAGTAAGGGGCGAAACAGCCCTATATGTATCAGTGCTTTATATGTTCATCCATTGTATGCATAAAACGTATTGATTAAAACAATAAGGAGATTCAGAACAATTTATTGTCGGTAACTATGGAATAGTACACCGGCAAAGAGTTGCAATCGCACATGTGTATAGATagcttttgtcaaaacatcgtagtCTACACTGCAGTCAGAAGATCTGCTAAGCGTGTTTTGCAACAAATTCTAAATGTTCTCCgcgctataaagtttgtataaaaaaatcgcAACACCAACTCTTCCCATGCTGATGGCGTGCCGTTGTATAAATGTAGCATAATTTTAGCGCTCTTTTATTAGGGCAAATGATCAACAAGAAATACAagagcactgtttatttgaactTGCATTTGTTAACGTCGGGTTAAGATTGAAATTATTAAACGTGTTTCGGATTAAATATCTTACTGTGCTCATTTGAAAATTCAACAAAATACGGAATACGGACCAACACCATTTTCATTCCATAGACATGCCAAATGTTGCCGGACTTCTTCCAATATGGTTCCTATCAAATAACGTCACCTTTGAATTGACTGTGCTTTACTCAAAGTTTAGATCTTCAAATTCCTCTTCGCAATATCTACATTATAGTCCTCAGGTCTGTACGTTATTCCGAAAACACCATTAAGTGTTGTCCTTTTGCAACCAGCAGGTAATTTGAACTCCACGTTTTGTACAATCCTTGTCACATACAGGAACAGTTCGATGCGTGCGATGGATTCCCCTATACACGACATTTGACCCATAGAAAACGGGATCACTTGCTCCGATGCTTGCAAAATACGCCCGGAGTCATCGAGGAAACGCTCTGGCCTGAATGCAAAAGGATCTGGAAACACTGATGGATCGTGGTGCACGGAGGTTACATTTGCGATGATAGTTGTGCCGTTGGGTATTAAGAAACCTCTAAATGACACATCTTCATTCACAAAATGAGTCACGGCCAAAGGCACGTTGCTTCCAATCCGCAAAGTTTCCAGTATCACAGCTTCCACGTATGGAATTTCGGAACGGTCACGTATCGCAAATAACTGTTTACCGATCGTTCGCGTAATCTCGGCGTGTAATTTGGCCTGAACTTCAGAGCTAGAAACAGTATCATCCAGTTCATTGTGGTAGCCGACGTTTCGCTCCACGCCGCCATGAGGTCGTGATGACATTTCCAAATCTCGTCACGTGCCAAGGGGGAGTCCTCGGATAAGAAGAAATATAACAAGCAATCCCGTGATCCTTGTAGGGCAACCATCTCCCTCTGCTTAAAAACTTCATCAAAATACTCGATCATTTTTGCAGATTTGTCGCTTATATATTGTAATAGAAGCAGGTCACCCGGAAGTTTGTCCAACCATGGGAAACAATAATGCCGCAATTGAGTATTAAGAAAGCGCTGAAACCCCAAGTCAAGTTCGTCAAGATACCACTGAAATGGTTTATCACCGCGTTCGGGTCGTTTACCGTGAAGGATGTTAAACATCACACTGGCAAAGCTAATTGACATTGTTTTTCTTGGACAAAACAGTTTCTCGATGTGTGGGTAATATCGTCGATTAGCAAGTCTAGTTCCTCGTGTACAATTTTCTCCAAGACGGCGCCATTCCTGATAAAACATATATCACGGAAAGCGTTCATAATGTACACACGTTTTGCTTTCCACTCCGGACCATTGCCGAATACCAGATCCGTGGTTATTGAACGGGCTGTGAAGTCATTCTCGGGTCGAAATGAAAAATAGCGACCTTGCTTTAAGAACGCGTCCTTTATAGCTTCGTATCCGTTCAGTACAACGGTAAGTTCCGTACCAAAATACAGTGCAAATACGTCGCCGTATTTACAGCGAAGATCTCGGAACACTTTGAGTTTGTCGGTCCCGCTAGCGACCCCAGGTTACCGATTATCGGCCAGCGACCAAGGCCAGGAGGTATGCCAGGATGTCTGCGTGTTGACCAGTAGATCAGTAGAAATGTCACAATGAAAACAAGTACGCTTGTACCGTCCAGTAGCACAAAAAGTGAATAACATATTGATAAAGCGAACATTTCAGATGCTATTATGAATCCAATGAAAAACTCTTTAAGTCGTTATTTATAACCACATTCATCGACATGAAAAACTGGTGTCAATGTTATCGGTGTTATTCCGCGTCGTTTTCAGTTTTAAGTGTATACCAAAATCGATTGCACTGCGAAATAATGTAGAATATGAACTCTCTATCATTGAATGCTGTTCCGCATTATGCACTCGCTGTATGTATACAATGTCTAGTGCCGATCAAGACATATGCCGTATATCGGTCAAAGCATGTACACACTTGCACGCTTGAAAGATTGCGACTGCTTTTCACCTTGCAGGCCTTtcccgctccattttgggaaaacgccacactggaattttgggaatttcgcgtcgggaaaaaccccattttgggaaaaaaaataatcgcaaaactggTTCAATTGGAAACaaaatcgcatgtaaatagtgtttcttataattcaaagaagccgttaactggtaaataacgactattttgataacatattattaaaattgccTAAGCACATTTTGTAACACATTTAGTTAATTTTTCATTGCAGCCTTTAACTTTAATACTACttttgtcacaaaaatgaaaCTATCGACTGGAAACAGAGCAGCGGGTAGCATTTAAGGATCCTGTACTTTGTTGTAGAGTGctgattgtcatcatcatcaggtAATGAATTTATCCGCTTTGAAACATGACCTTGATTGGTGAACAACTGGTAACTTCATCTGTGTATTCCCTGGACCCAAGTCCAGTTGTGCGGGCAGATTACTAAGAAAGTGTTCGGGTCTATGTGTTGAGGATTTGTATGTTGACCTTTTTTTGCTACATCTTTACGTTTTgggaaactatatatatatatataaaacggAGTTAACTTGTACACATAATATTTTGTTCCTCTCTCACAGtctaagttcaaatgaaaattgctAATTgctgttgtctgtattattttaagtagAAACAGTAATGACATTGTCTTGGATAAagagagagagctatataaatgtgaacataataatAACCATTGGAACAAATATATAGAGCCAATTGAGCAAATTCATCAACacagcctgaggtgtgataaatttaacTAGCATTCCCAGCAGTACAAACCTTGCAGTATGAAAAccttacagttgatagaacatcatatttcggattattataattatttacttttttaattcacgaaaatgtatttctgatttaccaaaactgatcaaataattaagaaaataaatccACGTAACTTTTCATGACATTTggaaagtcaaaactttggtttcgtctgtagaaaatcaataaaatgaacggatccaaacaaagggacgtaactttatgtaaaaaaagttaataattaCAATTTGTGTGTGTCAAGGATACACTATGTAGGTAGATTTGTTATTCACAATGTCTCAATTCGATAGAATATGCTAGGGCACCaattattttgaaacaatattGCTTTAAAAGAATACATAACAGCAGTATTGCGAGTTTGAAAAGAATAAAAAGGCAAAATAAGGGGTATGCGTT is drawn from Dreissena polymorpha isolate Duluth1 unplaced genomic scaffold, UMN_Dpol_1.0 chrUn024, whole genome shotgun sequence and contains these coding sequences:
- the LOC127863660 gene encoding cytochrome P450 2U1-like, with product MSSRPHGGVERNVGYHNELDDTVSSSEVQAKLHAEITRTIGKQLFAIRDRSEIPYVEAVILETLRIGSNVPLAVTHFVNEDVSFRGFLIPNGTTIIANVTSVHHDPSVFPDPFAFRPERFLDDSGRILQASEQVIPFSMGQMSCIGESIARIELFLYVTRIVQNVEFKLPAGCKRTTLNGVFGITYRPEDYNVDIAKRNLKI